Proteins from a genomic interval of Sphingobacterium lactis:
- the mnmA gene encoding tRNA 2-thiouridine(34) synthase MnmA produces the protein MSKRGRVLVAMSGGVDSSVAAVMLHEQGYEVIGITMKTWDYASSGGSSKETGCCSLDSINDARTLAVNYGFPHYILDIRSEFGDYVIDNFVDEYIAGRTPNPCVLCNTHIKWEALMKRADKLDCEFIATGHYANIRLHDNGRYVISKGRDENKDQSYVLWGVSQENLARTQFPLGNFTKKEIRQMALDMGQKEIANKSESYEICFVPDNDYRSFLRHKRPTIDQEIGPGNFLLSDGTVVGQHIGYPYFTIGQRKGLGIALGKPMFVIEILPESNSVVLGEEHELERGQAFVRDVNLVKYASLDAPMEAITKIRYKDSGAISTLTQHGSIMQVDFEHQVKGIAPGQSAVFYEGDDLLGGGFLMKDAPTF, from the coding sequence ATGAGTAAAAGAGGAAGAGTTCTGGTAGCTATGAGTGGGGGAGTGGATAGTTCCGTTGCTGCCGTCATGCTCCATGAACAAGGCTATGAAGTCATAGGTATTACGATGAAAACCTGGGATTATGCAAGTTCCGGGGGCTCTTCAAAGGAAACAGGCTGCTGCAGCCTGGACAGTATAAATGATGCGCGTACCTTAGCGGTAAACTATGGTTTCCCGCATTATATTTTGGATATCCGTTCCGAATTCGGAGATTATGTAATCGATAATTTTGTGGATGAATATATCGCCGGTCGCACACCAAATCCATGCGTGCTGTGCAATACCCATATCAAATGGGAGGCACTGATGAAGCGTGCGGATAAATTGGACTGTGAGTTTATCGCAACGGGTCATTATGCGAATATCCGCCTGCACGACAATGGCCGATACGTCATTTCCAAAGGGCGTGACGAGAATAAGGACCAATCCTACGTGCTGTGGGGCGTATCCCAGGAGAACCTGGCGCGTACGCAATTTCCATTGGGGAATTTCACCAAAAAAGAGATCCGCCAAATGGCGCTGGATATGGGACAGAAAGAGATCGCCAATAAATCCGAAAGCTATGAGATCTGCTTTGTGCCGGATAACGATTACCGTTCTTTCCTACGCCATAAGCGTCCGACGATCGACCAAGAGATCGGTCCTGGAAATTTCCTGCTATCCGATGGTACGGTCGTAGGTCAGCATATCGGTTATCCGTATTTTACCATTGGTCAACGTAAGGGCTTGGGTATTGCCTTGGGCAAACCGATGTTCGTGATCGAGATCCTACCGGAGAGCAACTCCGTGGTCTTGGGAGAAGAACATGAGCTGGAAAGAGGGCAGGCCTTTGTGCGCGATGTGAATCTGGTGAAGTATGCTTCCCTTGATGCACCGATGGAAGCGATTACCAAGATCAGGTATAAGGATTCTGGAGCGATTTCAACATTGACACAACATGGAAGTATCATGCAGGTTGATTTTGAGCACCAAGTGAAAGGTATTGCACCAGGGCAATCGGCTGTATTCTATGAAGGTGATGACCTGTTGGGTGGTGGCTTCCTGATGAAGGATGCACCAACGTTCTAA
- a CDS encoding NUDIX hydrolase, whose amino-acid sequence MQTHFTIDCVILAFDEGQVKVLLAERNEYPYKDWWALPGYFVNKYEEMEDAVARILLEMTGLKDIYMDQLAAFAGVKRHPEGRILTVAYMALVQMDEVRNKIATGTNYMRQLKWFPVDELPDLAFDHKEILQLGLDRLKKSVSYSATPYELLPAKFTLTQLQQVYEALLNKKLDKRNFRKKINNLGYLKELNEFQKGVSYRAAKLYSFDKKKFMKMFSQD is encoded by the coding sequence TTGCAGACTCATTTTACGATTGATTGTGTGATTTTGGCCTTTGATGAAGGTCAAGTGAAGGTGCTATTGGCAGAACGTAACGAATATCCGTACAAGGATTGGTGGGCATTGCCTGGGTATTTCGTGAACAAGTATGAAGAGATGGAAGATGCCGTTGCGCGGATTCTGTTGGAAATGACCGGTTTAAAGGATATCTATATGGATCAGCTTGCCGCCTTTGCCGGCGTGAAGCGTCACCCTGAGGGGCGTATCTTGACGGTGGCCTATATGGCGCTTGTGCAAATGGATGAGGTCCGTAATAAGATTGCCACAGGTACCAATTACATGCGTCAGTTAAAATGGTTCCCTGTTGACGAGCTACCTGATCTGGCATTTGACCACAAGGAAATCCTGCAACTCGGCCTTGATCGGCTAAAGAAATCCGTAAGTTATTCCGCAACCCCGTATGAGCTCCTGCCCGCAAAATTTACATTGACCCAACTCCAACAGGTTTATGAAGCACTGCTCAACAAAAAATTGGACAAACGTAACTTCCGCAAAAAGATCAACAACCTGGGGTACCTCAAAGAACTCAATGAATTTCAGAAAGGCGTGTCCTATCGAGCTGCCAAGCTCTATTCCTTTGATAAGAAAAAGTTTATGAAAATGTTCAGTCAGGACTAA
- a CDS encoding immunoglobulin-like domain-containing protein produces the protein MKIISSIKYVIVLTVWFFLLFKSTQGQTLSVKDTIHGNCFRFLDDPNNYITLEIVPDTIKKNIIPKKITITFTRTENMKAYGAGYRFILQKWNGKNWKVVSFKKPKIEGSIKMVVAFNDILFRFDKFNKIETEIDLYRYFDKKDLKTGKYRIVKGFMPFDGIKKHIYLSSEFYIVN, from the coding sequence ATGAAAATTATTAGTTCCATAAAATATGTCATAGTATTAACGGTATGGTTTTTCCTACTTTTCAAATCTACACAGGGCCAGACTCTATCAGTGAAGGACACAATTCATGGAAATTGCTTTAGGTTTTTAGATGACCCAAACAATTACATAACGCTTGAGATTGTCCCCGACACCATAAAGAAAAATATTATTCCCAAAAAAATCACTATAACCTTTACTAGGACTGAAAATATGAAAGCTTATGGTGCAGGCTATCGCTTTATTTTACAAAAGTGGAACGGCAAGAATTGGAAAGTAGTGAGCTTTAAGAAACCTAAAATCGAGGGTTCTATAAAAATGGTAGTCGCTTTTAATGACATTCTGTTTCGATTTGATAAATTCAATAAAATAGAAACTGAAATAGATCTTTATAGATACTTTGATAAAAAAGATTTGAAAACAGGTAAATATAGAATCGTAAAAGGATTTATGCCATTTGATGGAATCAAAAAACACATTTATCTATCTAGTGAATTTTATATCGTAAACTAA
- the gap gene encoding type I glyceraldehyde-3-phosphate dehydrogenase, which translates to MKIGINGFGRIGRLAFRAAVKRSDIEVVGINDLVEPDYLAYMLKYDSTHGQFDGTVEVKDGNLVVNGKTIRITAEKDPANLKWDEVGAEVIIESTGFFLTQELAQKHIDAGAKKVIMSAPAKDDTPTFVMGVNHKELKAEYNIVSNASCTTNCLAPIAKVLNDKFGIVEGLMTTVHAVTATQKTVDGPSAKDWRGGRGAYQNIIPSSTGAAKAVGLVLPALKGKLTGMSLRVPTPDVSVVDLTVRLEKGASYEDIKKAMKDASEGELKGILGYTEDDVVSTDFLGDARTSIFDAKAGISLNDNFVKVVSWYDNEWGYSNKIIDLAQEVAKLS; encoded by the coding sequence ATGAAAATTGGAATTAACGGATTTGGCCGTATTGGCCGCTTAGCATTCAGAGCTGCTGTGAAACGCAGTGATATCGAAGTAGTGGGAATCAATGACTTAGTTGAACCTGACTACTTAGCATACATGTTGAAATATGACTCTACACACGGTCAATTCGACGGAACGGTAGAAGTTAAAGATGGCAACTTGGTTGTAAACGGAAAAACGATCCGCATCACGGCTGAGAAAGACCCGGCAAACCTGAAATGGGATGAAGTGGGTGCTGAAGTGATCATCGAATCTACAGGATTTTTCCTTACACAGGAATTGGCGCAGAAACACATCGATGCCGGTGCGAAAAAAGTAATCATGTCCGCTCCTGCAAAGGATGACACACCTACTTTCGTAATGGGTGTAAACCATAAAGAATTGAAAGCAGAATACAACATCGTATCCAATGCTTCTTGTACAACAAACTGTTTAGCGCCAATCGCTAAGGTATTGAACGATAAATTCGGTATCGTAGAAGGTTTGATGACAACTGTACACGCTGTTACAGCTACACAAAAGACTGTTGACGGTCCTTCAGCGAAAGACTGGAGAGGTGGTCGTGGAGCTTACCAGAACATTATCCCATCCTCAACAGGTGCGGCTAAGGCGGTAGGCCTTGTATTGCCTGCGTTGAAAGGTAAATTAACAGGTATGTCCCTTCGCGTTCCTACACCGGATGTTTCCGTTGTTGACTTAACGGTACGTTTGGAAAAAGGTGCTTCTTACGAGGACATCAAGAAAGCCATGAAAGATGCTTCTGAAGGCGAATTGAAAGGTATCCTTGGCTATACTGAGGACGATGTGGTATCTACTGACTTCTTGGGGGATGCACGTACATCCATCTTCGACGCAAAAGCAGGTATCTCCTTGAACGATAACTTCGTGAAAGTGGTTTCTTGGTATGACAATGAGTGGGGTTACTCCAACAAAATCATTGATCTAGCGCAAGAGGTTGCTAAATTATCGTAA
- a CDS encoding pirin family protein, producing the protein MNYRNIEQVLTPRNFNWVGDAFYTTSFIGKEIPRTRMSPFFAVGYNADIDFEAKEIPRGVGAHPHKGFETVTIAYKGKIEHKDSRGNHGVIGEGDVQWMTAGSGILHQEYHEEEFSKRGGTFQMVQMWVNLPAKDKETAPKYQDLRVGEMTRVPIDERSFVNVIAGEYQGQQGTGTTFSPIDLYNAYLQQGSSAKFTFNNTWSTAILVIEGSVMVNDSQELAKDSFAMFENNAADTFKLTATSEDTLVLIMSGEPLNEPIAHYGPFVMNTQEQLAQAFEDFHAGKFGRL; encoded by the coding sequence ATGAATTACAGAAATATAGAGCAGGTACTTACACCGCGGAACTTCAATTGGGTAGGTGATGCATTTTACACCACTTCCTTTATCGGAAAGGAAATCCCTCGCACACGGATGTCCCCATTCTTCGCAGTGGGTTACAATGCCGACATTGACTTTGAAGCCAAGGAAATCCCACGTGGGGTTGGTGCCCATCCGCACAAAGGCTTTGAAACGGTGACCATTGCCTATAAAGGAAAAATCGAACACAAGGACAGCCGTGGGAACCATGGAGTCATCGGCGAGGGTGATGTGCAATGGATGACTGCGGGATCCGGCATTCTCCACCAGGAATACCACGAGGAAGAATTTTCCAAACGCGGCGGCACATTCCAAATGGTACAAATGTGGGTCAACCTCCCGGCGAAGGATAAGGAAACTGCACCTAAATATCAGGATTTGCGCGTTGGTGAAATGACCAGGGTACCGATCGATGAGCGGAGCTTCGTCAATGTCATCGCTGGTGAATACCAAGGACAGCAAGGAACGGGAACAACCTTTTCACCAATCGATCTTTACAATGCGTATTTGCAACAGGGATCTTCAGCTAAATTCACGTTCAACAATACCTGGAGCACCGCAATCTTGGTAATCGAAGGCAGCGTCATGGTAAATGATAGCCAGGAACTGGCGAAGGATAGTTTTGCAATGTTCGAGAACAATGCGGCAGATACTTTCAAATTGACCGCAACCAGTGAAGATACTTTGGTACTTATCATGAGTGGGGAACCATTAAATGAACCAATCGCACATTATGGCCCTTTTGTCATGAATACACAGGAACAGTTGGCGCAAGCCTTCGAAGATTTCCACGCTGGCAAATTCGGCAGGTTGTAA
- a CDS encoding TetR/AcrR family transcriptional regulator, whose amino-acid sequence MENRKDQIIEAALKRFAHFGFHKTTMNEIADDLRITKANLYYYYPDKSTLILDVVCKIATDLQADEKKVIDQYANNFMETMFKLIELRGDFTRKYYIFHINENLDWIKGIDIYEVMEDFYQRDVALLKCLYEKAMTHEGLVLDNVDEVARAMVEIQKGVSFIHTISDMITGIPNDANVDKIIESQKRAVKLIFEARLAK is encoded by the coding sequence ATGGAAAATCGTAAGGATCAAATCATCGAGGCAGCGCTGAAACGCTTTGCTCATTTTGGTTTTCATAAGACCACAATGAACGAAATCGCCGATGATCTGCGAATTACTAAAGCAAACTTATATTATTACTATCCGGATAAATCAACCCTTATTCTGGATGTTGTATGCAAGATTGCTACAGATTTACAGGCAGATGAGAAAAAGGTCATCGATCAGTATGCGAACAATTTCATGGAAACCATGTTCAAGCTGATTGAATTGAGGGGGGATTTTACCCGTAAGTATTACATCTTTCATATTAACGAGAACCTTGATTGGATCAAGGGCATCGATATCTATGAAGTCATGGAGGATTTCTACCAGCGCGATGTGGCGTTGTTGAAATGCCTATATGAAAAAGCAATGACCCATGAGGGCTTGGTATTGGACAATGTGGATGAAGTGGCCCGAGCTATGGTTGAGATCCAAAAGGGCGTGAGTTTTATCCATACCATTTCCGACATGATTACAGGCATTCCGAATGATGCGAATGTGGATAAGATCATCGAGAGCCAAAAGCGGGCGGTTAAATTAATTTTTGAAGCAAGATTAGCGAAATAA
- the pfkA gene encoding 6-phosphofructokinase, translating into MNKIRRIGVYTSGGDAPGMNAAIRAVVRTALYNNIKVTGIFRGYEGMIEGDFTEMVSRSVSSILQKGGTILKSARCPEFRTLEGRKKAYDNIQRSGIDALVAIGGDGTFTGAEIFSQEYDIPVLCIPGTIDNDLYGTDYTLGFDTANNTVIDAIDKIKDTAASHNRLFFVEVMGRDSGCIALNAGVAGGAEAIMLPEKETAIDELIDMLETAKDRNKTSMIVIIAEGDKNGGAYNVAKRVNEKFDFYDTKVSILGHLQRGGSPSSFDRVLATRMGYFAVNELLKGNRSATVGIRGSKMVTTTLEEALRGKEFKLDEELITIAEVMNI; encoded by the coding sequence ATGAACAAAATACGAAGAATTGGCGTATATACATCCGGTGGAGATGCTCCAGGCATGAATGCAGCCATTCGAGCGGTAGTTCGCACAGCATTATACAACAATATCAAAGTAACAGGAATTTTTAGGGGGTACGAAGGGATGATCGAGGGGGACTTTACGGAAATGGTGAGTCGTTCCGTGAGTTCAATCCTACAGAAAGGTGGTACTATCCTGAAGTCTGCACGTTGTCCGGAATTCAGAACGCTGGAAGGCCGTAAAAAAGCATATGATAATATCCAACGTTCAGGCATTGATGCATTGGTTGCAATTGGTGGCGACGGAACGTTTACGGGTGCTGAAATATTCTCCCAGGAATATGATATCCCAGTGTTGTGCATTCCCGGCACCATTGACAACGATCTGTATGGTACGGATTACACGTTGGGGTTCGATACGGCGAACAATACCGTTATTGACGCCATCGACAAGATCAAGGATACCGCAGCCTCACACAACCGTTTATTTTTCGTGGAAGTGATGGGCCGTGACTCCGGCTGTATTGCCCTGAATGCGGGTGTTGCAGGCGGTGCCGAAGCCATTATGCTACCCGAAAAGGAAACCGCAATCGATGAACTGATCGATATGCTGGAGACGGCGAAGGACAGGAACAAGACTTCCATGATCGTGATTATCGCTGAAGGCGATAAAAATGGCGGTGCCTACAATGTCGCTAAACGTGTCAATGAAAAATTTGATTTTTATGACACAAAAGTTAGTATATTAGGACATTTGCAACGTGGGGGTTCCCCAAGCAGCTTTGACCGTGTCCTCGCTACCCGAATGGGGTACTTTGCCGTAAATGAATTATTGAAAGGTAACAGAAGTGCAACCGTGGGTATCCGTGGCAGTAAGATGGTGACCACTACCCTGGAGGAAGCCTTGCGCGGAAAGGAATTCAAACTGGACGAGGAACTGATCACGATTGCTGAAGTAATGAATATATAA
- a CDS encoding IS4 family transposase — protein MTVFKDHKVSLSQVLDFIPESLLSHLSPTTKVDHFSKVLHGRKMFYCSCSVFFDNVRLSQRTLEDTFNSSVFKALFGLGEEERVRRSSISEILSKIDSSYFKEIYEQMYLRLAESYDKTKIAKYNLIRVDSTIVADACSKLKEGIDQKSGKKLVKFSFSFDGILPSGVEVFTGQKYSSEDSALPEAVLRHVRKEEHHHNIYVIDRGLQSTRTMKEFEEGSVKFIIRSKGNRKFEEIEPLLDAEKSLKWDDWEVLKDSKVKLYTGNPIQNKRGKQHYRQEKVETVFRLVVIGNQRTNREFWFLTNEFNLSAKEISDYYRKRWDIEVFFRFLKQELNLSHLVSMNKNGIEVMVYMTMIAAMLLLIYKKANNLGFKTAKRRIAMELRDMITTILIIFAGGDPGKVFKT, from the coding sequence ATCACAGTATTTAAAGACCACAAAGTTTCCCTTAGTCAGGTTCTGGATTTCATTCCCGAGTCGCTTTTAAGCCACCTTTCACCAACCACCAAGGTTGACCATTTTAGCAAGGTCCTCCATGGGAGGAAAATGTTCTATTGCTCTTGTTCTGTGTTTTTTGACAACGTTAGATTGAGCCAGAGGACACTTGAGGACACCTTTAACAGTAGCGTCTTCAAAGCCCTGTTTGGATTGGGGGAAGAAGAAAGGGTTCGCAGGAGCTCCATCTCTGAGATACTTTCCAAGATCGACTCCAGTTATTTCAAAGAGATCTATGAGCAGATGTATTTACGGCTTGCGGAATCCTATGACAAAACGAAGATAGCCAAATACAACCTGATACGGGTTGACAGCACTATTGTTGCCGATGCCTGCTCTAAGCTAAAGGAAGGGATCGACCAGAAAAGCGGCAAGAAATTAGTGAAATTCAGTTTTTCATTTGATGGCATCCTACCTTCGGGGGTAGAGGTTTTCACAGGTCAAAAATACTCTTCCGAAGACTCCGCACTCCCGGAAGCTGTTTTAAGACATGTAAGAAAAGAAGAGCATCACCACAATATTTATGTCATCGACAGGGGTCTGCAATCAACACGGACCATGAAAGAATTTGAGGAAGGATCCGTAAAATTCATCATCCGTTCGAAAGGAAACAGAAAATTTGAAGAGATTGAACCGTTACTTGACGCGGAGAAATCCCTAAAATGGGATGATTGGGAGGTGCTGAAAGACAGCAAGGTAAAGCTTTACACTGGAAATCCCATCCAGAACAAACGGGGCAAACAGCATTATCGGCAAGAGAAAGTGGAAACCGTATTCCGTTTGGTGGTCATCGGGAACCAAAGGACGAACAGGGAATTTTGGTTCCTGACCAACGAATTCAATCTTTCTGCCAAGGAAATTTCTGATTATTATAGAAAGCGCTGGGACATTGAAGTGTTCTTCAGGTTCCTGAAACAGGAACTCAACCTGAGCCATCTGGTTTCAATGAACAAGAACGGGATTGAGGTGATGGTCTATATGACAATGATTGCAGCGATGCTTTTGCTTATTTACAAAAAAGCCAATAATTTGGGCTTCAAAACCGCTAAAAGACGGATAGCAATGGAGCTACGGGATATGATAACTACTATTCTAATCATATTTGCCGGAGGCGACCCGGGTAAGGTTTTTAAGACATAA
- a CDS encoding NAD-dependent epimerase/dehydratase family protein, which produces MKQTVLITGANSFIARHLIPQLAGKYNIKLLTRTPEADNEFAWDLESWTIDEHALDNVDYIVHLAGSKLNDGTPLTEQRQKLVYDTRIGAANFLHKELQKRGQKLQAFVSASAIGYYGFTDSTEEIDENGKKGQGFGAELSDDWEKAADQFKTDGVAEHVSKIRVSLVLGHDGGIFPIYKNMVLQDPSVAQQPNGASYPWNHVEDMAGIFAFAVENNLDGVFNSVAPEPASLQDIFKVISNELKGTDYTIAPFKGQHLVAHRIVDAGYTFKYPAISAAVQDILSK; this is translated from the coding sequence ATGAAACAAACGGTATTAATTACAGGAGCAAATAGTTTTATCGCAAGACACCTTATCCCACAATTGGCGGGCAAATACAACATTAAACTTTTAACGCGTACCCCAGAGGCGGATAATGAGTTCGCCTGGGACCTGGAATCCTGGACAATCGACGAACATGCCTTGGACAATGTGGATTACATCGTGCACCTCGCAGGCTCCAAGCTGAATGACGGTACACCGCTTACTGAACAGCGCCAGAAACTGGTTTATGATACCCGGATCGGAGCTGCCAATTTCTTGCATAAGGAATTGCAAAAGCGCGGACAAAAACTGCAGGCATTTGTTTCCGCCTCGGCAATAGGGTATTACGGATTCACGGACAGCACCGAGGAGATTGATGAAAATGGCAAAAAAGGACAAGGATTCGGGGCTGAACTGAGCGATGATTGGGAAAAGGCAGCAGATCAGTTTAAAACTGATGGTGTAGCGGAGCATGTTTCAAAAATCAGGGTTTCCTTGGTTCTGGGACATGACGGTGGCATCTTCCCGATCTATAAAAACATGGTCCTGCAGGATCCATCCGTAGCGCAGCAGCCGAATGGTGCATCCTACCCTTGGAATCACGTGGAGGACATGGCCGGGATATTTGCATTTGCGGTGGAGAACAACCTGGATGGTGTGTTCAATTCCGTAGCACCAGAGCCGGCCTCCTTACAGGATATCTTCAAGGTAATTTCCAATGAATTGAAAGGTACAGATTACACCATTGCACCATTCAAGGGACAGCATTTGGTAGCTCACCGCATCGTAGACGCGGGCTACACGTTCAAATATCCAGCAATCAGCGCCGCTGTACAGGATATTTTGAGCAAATAA
- a CDS encoding TlpA family protein disulfide reductase, whose amino-acid sequence MFFFVQKNGSYLYINIWAEWCMNCRVQVPYIHKLEEDMKGRNIKFIGISIDRDEEIGLTTKF is encoded by the coding sequence ATCTTTTTTTTCGTTCAAAAAAACGGTAGTTATCTTTATATCAATATTTGGGCAGAATGGTGTATGAATTGTCGGGTTCAAGTTCCTTACATTCATAAATTAGAAGAGGATATGAAAGGTAGAAATATCAAGTTCATTGGTATATCTATAGACAGAGATGAAGAAATAGGTCTAACTACTAAATTCTAA
- the coaE gene encoding dephospho-CoA kinase (Dephospho-CoA kinase (CoaE) performs the final step in coenzyme A biosynthesis.), with amino-acid sequence MGLKIGITGGIGVGKSVVTRIFKVLGIPTYDADKEAKGIMTKSDAVRKALTETFGPEVYFESGELNRKWLSNRVFANAEELKKLNAIVHPAVIKDGQDWADAQTAAYSIKEAALLFESGSYASLDINILISSPKDLRITRVMERDGVSREEVLSRMDKQMAEEEKEKLADYIVYNDDLHSLVEQVIALHERFLQIQNN; translated from the coding sequence ATGGGTTTAAAGATAGGAATTACCGGAGGGATTGGTGTCGGCAAGAGTGTGGTTACACGGATCTTCAAAGTATTGGGTATCCCGACCTATGATGCCGATAAAGAAGCCAAAGGGATCATGACCAAGAGCGACGCCGTGCGGAAAGCGCTTACGGAAACATTTGGCCCGGAGGTTTATTTTGAATCCGGTGAATTGAACCGGAAATGGCTCTCCAATCGGGTGTTTGCCAATGCCGAGGAACTTAAGAAATTAAATGCCATCGTCCATCCGGCAGTCATTAAGGACGGACAGGATTGGGCAGATGCCCAAACAGCAGCATACAGCATCAAAGAGGCGGCATTGCTATTTGAAAGCGGCTCCTATGCTTCCCTGGATATCAACATTCTGATATCTTCTCCCAAGGACCTGCGCATCACACGTGTCATGGAACGCGATGGTGTGAGTCGTGAAGAAGTCCTCAGTCGAATGGACAAACAAATGGCGGAGGAAGAAAAGGAGAAATTAGCAGACTATATCGTATATAATGATGACCTTCATAGCCTGGTGGAACAAGTGATTGCTCTGCATGAGCGATTCCTCCAGATCCAAAATAATTAA
- a CDS encoding MBL fold metallo-hydrolase — translation MQILEDFLVKRDKGYYCSYGNFYLDPLYPVENAVVSHAHGDHASPGHKNIYATAATAQMMQYRYPKQPLSSYHIQGFTAGFSINGVELVFYPAGHILGSAQILMVYKGVRYLYTGDYKLQEDPTCEAIQIVPADVLITETTFANPDTKHPDPVGEIMKLDVSSNILLGCYALGKAQRITALLNTYLPHKHVLVHHNILPFHRIYDAMGDVRLQYEVYNRKAMKEAGSNKVYLVPPLTFNSYRHAKNVLKAFASGWERLQAQNDISLYLSDHVDWADILYFIEQVKPKAIWTLHGDGRELHRYFSEEIAIRDIKSETFLNDYC, via the coding sequence ATGCAAATACTTGAAGACTTTTTGGTCAAAAGGGACAAAGGGTATTACTGTTCCTATGGAAATTTCTACTTGGATCCGTTGTATCCGGTTGAAAACGCCGTTGTTTCCCATGCGCATGGCGACCATGCATCCCCTGGTCATAAAAATATCTATGCCACGGCTGCAACCGCGCAGATGATGCAATACCGCTATCCCAAGCAACCATTGTCGAGTTACCATATCCAAGGCTTTACGGCTGGATTTTCGATTAACGGTGTGGAGCTTGTTTTTTATCCTGCGGGTCACATCCTCGGCAGTGCCCAGATCCTAATGGTCTATAAGGGAGTCCGGTATCTGTATACTGGCGATTATAAGCTGCAGGAGGACCCTACGTGCGAGGCCATCCAGATTGTTCCTGCAGATGTGCTGATCACGGAAACTACGTTTGCCAACCCCGATACGAAACATCCCGATCCTGTTGGCGAGATCATGAAACTGGATGTTTCCAGCAATATCCTGTTGGGCTGTTATGCCTTGGGAAAGGCGCAGCGCATCACTGCTTTATTGAATACCTATCTGCCACACAAACACGTGCTGGTGCACCACAATATCCTGCCGTTCCATCGGATCTATGATGCGATGGGGGACGTGCGCCTGCAATACGAGGTGTACAACAGAAAGGCGATGAAAGAAGCCGGCAGTAACAAGGTTTATCTGGTACCGCCATTGACGTTCAATAGCTATCGGCATGCAAAAAATGTGCTGAAGGCTTTTGCCTCCGGTTGGGAGCGTTTGCAGGCACAGAATGACATCAGTCTATACCTCTCGGATCATGTCGATTGGGCTGATATCCTATACTTTATAGAACAGGTGAAGCCAAAGGCCATTTGGACCCTGCACGGTGACGGACGTGAGCTCCATCGGTACTTTTCCGAAGAAATTGCAATTCGTGATATAAAATCTGAAACATTTTTAAATGATTATTGTTAG